A section of the Streptomyces sp. V3I8 genome encodes:
- a CDS encoding MMPL family transporter yields MFGPFSRFRAHAILAVAALCVLLCALVATMTSDRLTAGGMYPPSAASVRAERVLGTEFRAGDPDVLLLVEPRDAGQPVDAPAVVAAGRELTGAVRRAGPVHFVSSFWGGNPAMRAGDGRSAVIAVKFRGDEKAVGEAVEQLFPSVLGRHGPVTVSAAGPSATLDALQTHSRRDLIRAELLTAPLVLLLLIVVFRSLLAALLPVLVGVVSVTTTSALLGLLATVTPVSVFALNIASALGFGLAVDYSLFVVTRFRSELDRGADPAAALRTTTATAGRTVVYSAVAVSLSLAALLVFPTMFLRTVAYGGITVTMLSALAACVVLPAALALLGRRAGTTATASRDRDREDEGPAGLPVGSPVGGPVSRATGLIWSSSARLVRRAPASVAVAVTVFLVTLAAPFPDVSFGFPDDRALPAGTAVRAASDRVRADFPQLYEPQIAAVLPGAADGRQALSGTDAYARSLSRVPGVRRVEGATGTYTPAGRQAPVPSAARTFTDGSDAWLRITLSGDRSDSEQALRTLKAVREVSAPVPALMGGGVALLQDTRAALADRLPVAVLWVAVSMFVLLFAFTGSVLIPLKALALTGLSMSAALGMMVFIFQDGHLRDLVGPFTPVGSTDIMMPILVIAIAFGLSMDYEVFLLSAFRESYLVLGDNSAAVEAAVRRTAPLITSAAALIIVVFLGQASSPVVPLKIVGVGMVVTVVLDVTVIRILLAPALMHLAGRTNWWAPPVLARLHARYGLAES; encoded by the coding sequence ATGTTCGGACCGTTTTCCCGCTTTCGCGCTCATGCGATTCTGGCCGTCGCCGCTCTGTGCGTCCTGCTCTGCGCACTGGTCGCGACAATGACGTCGGACCGGCTGACGGCCGGCGGTATGTATCCGCCGTCGGCCGCCTCGGTCCGGGCGGAACGCGTCCTCGGTACGGAGTTCCGGGCCGGCGATCCGGACGTACTTCTGCTCGTGGAGCCACGGGACGCGGGACAACCGGTCGACGCGCCGGCCGTCGTGGCGGCCGGCCGGGAACTGACAGGAGCCGTACGGCGGGCGGGGCCGGTCCATTTCGTCTCCTCGTTCTGGGGCGGCAACCCGGCCATGCGTGCTGGCGACGGCCGCAGCGCCGTGATCGCCGTGAAATTCAGAGGTGACGAGAAAGCTGTCGGCGAAGCGGTGGAACAATTGTTTCCTTCCGTCCTCGGACGACACGGTCCCGTCACCGTGTCCGCCGCCGGACCCTCCGCGACCCTCGACGCATTGCAGACGCACAGCAGACGTGATCTGATCCGCGCCGAGTTGCTGACCGCTCCGCTGGTCCTGCTCCTGCTGATCGTGGTCTTCCGGAGCCTTCTCGCGGCGCTGTTGCCCGTCCTGGTCGGCGTGGTGTCCGTGACGACGACCTCGGCGCTGCTCGGCCTGCTGGCCACGGTCACGCCCGTCAGCGTTTTCGCGCTCAACATCGCCAGCGCCCTCGGCTTCGGACTGGCCGTCGACTACAGCCTGTTCGTGGTGACGCGCTTCCGGAGCGAGCTGGACCGCGGTGCGGACCCGGCAGCGGCGCTGCGGACGACGACGGCCACGGCGGGCCGGACCGTTGTGTACTCAGCGGTGGCGGTCTCCTTGTCCCTGGCCGCGCTGCTGGTCTTCCCGACCATGTTCCTGCGGACCGTGGCCTACGGGGGCATCACCGTGACGATGCTGTCCGCGCTGGCCGCCTGTGTGGTTCTTCCCGCCGCGCTCGCCCTGCTGGGCCGTCGGGCGGGCACCACCGCAACCGCGTCCCGCGACCGTGACCGCGAGGACGAAGGCCCGGCCGGACTTCCGGTCGGAAGTCCGGTCGGAGGCCCGGTCAGTAGGGCCACGGGCCTGATCTGGTCCTCCAGTGCCCGTCTCGTACGGCGGGCCCCCGCGTCGGTGGCCGTCGCGGTGACGGTCTTCCTGGTGACCCTGGCCGCCCCCTTCCCGGACGTGTCCTTCGGCTTCCCCGACGACCGCGCCCTGCCCGCCGGGACGGCTGTCAGGGCCGCTTCCGACCGCGTACGCGCGGATTTCCCGCAGTTGTACGAACCACAGATCGCGGCGGTGCTCCCGGGCGCGGCGGACGGACGGCAGGCACTGTCCGGCACCGACGCGTACGCGCGCTCCCTCTCCCGCGTCCCGGGAGTACGCCGGGTCGAGGGCGCCACCGGCACCTACACGCCGGCCGGCCGGCAGGCCCCTGTTCCGTCCGCCGCGCGCACCTTCACCGACGGGTCCGACGCCTGGCTGAGGATCACGCTGAGCGGCGACCGGTCCGACAGCGAGCAGGCCCTGCGCACGCTGAAAGCCGTACGGGAGGTGTCCGCGCCCGTACCGGCGCTGATGGGTGGCGGCGTGGCCCTGCTCCAGGACACCAGGGCCGCGCTCGCCGACCGGCTGCCGGTCGCCGTCCTGTGGGTGGCCGTGTCCATGTTCGTGCTGCTGTTCGCCTTCACCGGCAGCGTCCTGATCCCGCTCAAGGCGCTCGCACTGACCGGGCTGAGCATGTCCGCGGCCCTCGGCATGATGGTCTTCATCTTCCAGGACGGCCATCTGCGCGATCTGGTCGGCCCGTTCACCCCCGTCGGCAGCACCGACATCATGATGCCGATCCTGGTGATCGCCATCGCCTTCGGGCTCTCCATGGACTACGAGGTGTTCCTGCTCTCCGCGTTCCGGGAGAGCTATCTCGTCCTGGGCGACAACTCCGCCGCCGTCGAGGCCGCGGTGCGGCGTACCGCTCCCCTCATCACCTCGGCCGCCGCTCTGATCATCGTCGTCTTCCTCGGCCAGGCGTCGTCGCCCGTCGTCCCGTTGAAGATCGTCGGCGTGGGCATGGTCGTCACCGTCGTACTGGACGTGACCGTGATCCGTATCCTGCTGGCCCCCGCCCTCATGCACCTGGCGGGCCGGACCAACTGGTGGGCGCCCCCTGTGCTGGCCCGTCTGCACGCGCGCTACGGACTCGCCGAGAGCTGA
- a CDS encoding NAD(P)/FAD-dependent oxidoreductase: MTHPHTTERRAADGHGGPVHDVVVIGGGAAGLNAALTLGRARRTVLLVDAGQQRNAPAHSMHNYLGHEGVDPAAFLALAQQETTRFGTRVIEASVVTTRRAADGNFEAALDDGTVVRARRLLLATGLVDELPDVPGVAERWAREVLHCPYCHGWEVRDRAIGVLATGPVGVEQALLWSQWSDDITLFTHTGPRLDEPARARLDARGVQVVEGRVSHLDVREDRLRGVVLADGRQPAVSHLVVAPRFTARTGGLAGLDLETAELRLFGQVAGRHVVANPQGVTSTAGVYAAGNVTSLTETVIGSAAAGLRAAAALNLDLVTEDTRRAVAAAAPPGV; the protein is encoded by the coding sequence ATGACACACCCCCACACCACCGAACGGCGGGCGGCCGACGGACACGGCGGCCCGGTCCACGACGTCGTCGTCATCGGCGGCGGCGCGGCCGGCCTGAACGCGGCGCTCACCCTCGGACGTGCCCGCCGCACCGTACTGCTCGTCGACGCCGGACAGCAGCGCAACGCCCCCGCGCACAGCATGCACAACTACCTCGGCCACGAAGGCGTCGATCCCGCCGCATTCCTCGCCCTCGCGCAGCAGGAGACCACCCGTTTCGGAACGCGCGTGATCGAGGCGTCGGTCGTCACCACGAGGCGTGCCGCGGACGGGAACTTCGAGGCCGCACTCGACGACGGCACCGTCGTGAGGGCGCGCCGCCTGCTCCTGGCCACCGGCCTGGTGGACGAACTCCCGGACGTACCGGGAGTGGCCGAGCGCTGGGCGCGCGAGGTGCTCCACTGTCCCTACTGCCACGGCTGGGAGGTGCGCGACCGGGCGATCGGAGTGCTGGCCACCGGCCCGGTCGGGGTGGAGCAGGCGCTGCTGTGGAGTCAGTGGAGCGACGACATCACCTTGTTCACGCACACCGGTCCCCGGCTCGACGAACCGGCGCGCGCACGTCTCGACGCGAGGGGCGTGCAGGTGGTGGAAGGACGGGTGTCCCACCTCGACGTCCGGGAGGACCGGCTGCGCGGTGTCGTGCTGGCCGACGGGCGGCAGCCGGCGGTGAGTCACCTGGTGGTCGCCCCGCGCTTCACCGCCCGGACCGGGGGACTGGCAGGCCTGGACCTGGAGACCGCGGAACTGCGGCTCTTCGGGCAGGTTGCGGGCCGTCACGTGGTGGCGAACCCGCAGGGAGTGACGAGCACGGCGGGCGTGTACGCGGCGGGCAACGTCACCAGCCTCACCGAGACCGTCATCGGCTCGGCGGCCGCCGGACTGAGGGCGGCCGCCGCCCTCAACCTGGATCTCGTCACCGAGGACACGCGGCGAGCCGTCGCCGCCGCGGCCCCGCCCGGCGTGTGA
- a CDS encoding alpha/beta hydrolase gives MPVTPPPIDPELAAAVDLDALRITLTHEVIENIRAASALTPSLDELRRDGAFTVQEHVARPADGGTDVPLLLCRPAAAAGRLPVLYYLHGGGMVMGHARQNLDHVLRWARELRAAVVSVEYRLAPEHPYPGALDDCRTGITWITAHAEELGIDPERVLVVGFSGGGALAAGLVLRLRDQTELRPVGQMLVCPMLDDRSDTFSAVQLAELGGWNRATNEAAWTHVLGERRGTPDVPPYAAPARAEDLSGLPPTYLEAGSAETFRDEVVAYASGIWAAGGDAELHVFPGGFHGFDFLVPAAALSRDARDARLKWLRRTLPVRS, from the coding sequence ATGCCCGTCACACCGCCGCCCATCGACCCGGAGCTCGCCGCAGCGGTCGACCTCGACGCCCTGCGCATCACCCTCACCCACGAGGTCATCGAGAACATCCGAGCGGCGTCCGCGCTGACGCCGTCCCTGGACGAGCTGCGCCGCGACGGTGCCTTCACCGTCCAGGAACACGTCGCCCGTCCGGCCGACGGCGGCACCGACGTGCCCCTGCTGCTGTGCCGGCCCGCCGCGGCCGCGGGGCGGCTCCCCGTCCTCTACTACCTCCACGGGGGCGGCATGGTCATGGGCCATGCCCGGCAGAACCTGGACCACGTCCTTCGGTGGGCGCGGGAACTGCGGGCGGCCGTCGTCTCCGTCGAGTACCGGCTGGCTCCCGAACACCCCTACCCCGGGGCGCTCGACGACTGCCGGACCGGGATCACCTGGATCACCGCGCACGCCGAGGAGCTGGGCATCGATCCCGAGCGCGTCCTCGTCGTCGGGTTCAGCGGAGGCGGTGCCCTGGCCGCCGGTCTGGTCCTGCGCCTGCGGGACCAGACCGAGCTGCGCCCGGTGGGACAGATGCTGGTCTGCCCGATGCTCGACGACCGCAGCGACACCTTCTCCGCCGTCCAGCTCGCGGAACTGGGCGGCTGGAACCGCGCCACCAACGAGGCCGCCTGGACACACGTGCTCGGCGAACGCCGAGGCACCCCCGACGTGCCCCCGTACGCCGCGCCCGCCCGCGCCGAGGACCTGTCGGGGCTGCCGCCGACGTACCTCGAGGCCGGTTCCGCCGAGACGTTCCGGGACGAGGTGGTCGCCTACGCCTCCGGGATCTGGGCGGCCGGCGGCGACGCCGAACTGCACGTGTTCCCCGGGGGTTTCCACGGGTTCGACTTCCTCGTCCCCGCGGCCGCCCTGTCCCGCGACGCCCGGGACGCCCGGCTGAAGTGGCTGCGACGGACCCTGCCCGTCCGGTCCTGA
- a CDS encoding SRPBCC family protein, whose translation MTHTFISAVVPAGADAVWRTVRPFDGIDVWHPAIESSVLEEGGPATVGSLRRLRFADGTTVVTERLTALDDTARTFTYELVEHPFPVRRSVSTLRVTPVTDTGEAFVEWWADSMENAADSAGAQALVRELYGSGLSALRQRFAPVRDAVTG comes from the coding sequence ATGACACATACCTTCATCAGCGCCGTCGTCCCCGCCGGCGCGGACGCCGTCTGGCGGACCGTACGCCCCTTCGACGGCATCGACGTCTGGCATCCGGCCATCGAGTCCAGCGTCCTGGAGGAGGGCGGACCGGCCACGGTCGGCTCCCTGCGACGGCTGCGGTTCGCGGACGGCACCACCGTGGTGACCGAGCGCCTGACCGCCCTCGACGACACCGCCCGCACCTTCACCTACGAACTGGTCGAGCATCCCTTCCCGGTACGCCGCAGCGTCTCGACCCTGCGGGTCACACCCGTCACCGACACCGGCGAGGCGTTCGTCGAATGGTGGGCCGACTCCATGGAGAACGCGGCGGACTCCGCCGGCGCCCAGGCTCTCGTCAGGGAGCTGTACGGCAGCGGCCTGTCCGCTCTTCGGCAGCGCTTCGCCCCGGTGCGCGACGCCGTCACCGGCTGA
- a CDS encoding HD domain-containing phosphohydrolase — protein sequence MEEVRLAEVLAALSLTTDLAAGMSFEKGLRTCVVATVFARDVLAADRETCRAVYETALLRSVGCTSYAPELAAVFGDEVAFQSAMKYLDPGDEVPPAEQLARTGRWTYEEGRWLTDTLAEVLPTVGVEAMRNGCEASQALGSGLGLRPRTLTALNDVYERWDGKGIPLGIAGERLSFAARVVHVAEQAVLAHAAGGEAAAVSEVAGRAGGHLDPELARAFAADAARVLAPLGEPDAVMSVVASEPPPYITVSPERIPELCAVLGRFVDLKGKWLIGHSEHVARLAERAGRLAGLAADEVIRLRCAALLHDLGRAGISADVWDRPGPLSTAETERVRLHTYWTQRVLERVPALAPLAPIAAAHHERLDGSGYHRGDLGSRPPVAALVLAAADVFAALTEPRGHRDAFTVDEAVGHLTREADSGALDRTACDLVIRAAGGPPSRPHRPAGLTAREVEVLRLAARGLTNRQIGAELSISGRTVGHHLGHIYDKTGRRTRAGVAVFAMEQRLLP from the coding sequence GTGGAAGAGGTCCGGTTGGCCGAAGTACTGGCGGCGCTGTCCCTGACGACCGACCTGGCCGCGGGCATGTCCTTCGAGAAAGGGCTGCGCACCTGCGTCGTCGCCACGGTGTTCGCCCGCGACGTCCTCGCCGCCGACCGGGAGACCTGCCGGGCGGTCTACGAGACGGCACTGCTGCGCTCGGTCGGCTGCACGTCGTACGCCCCCGAGCTCGCGGCGGTCTTCGGCGACGAGGTGGCGTTCCAGAGCGCGATGAAGTACCTCGATCCGGGCGACGAGGTGCCCCCGGCCGAACAGTTGGCCCGGACCGGAAGGTGGACGTACGAGGAGGGGCGGTGGCTGACGGACACGCTGGCCGAGGTGTTGCCCACGGTGGGTGTGGAGGCCATGCGCAACGGTTGTGAGGCCAGTCAGGCGCTGGGTTCGGGCCTGGGTCTGCGACCGCGGACCCTCACGGCGCTGAACGACGTGTACGAGCGGTGGGACGGCAAGGGCATCCCCCTAGGCATCGCGGGTGAGCGCCTCTCCTTCGCCGCTCGTGTGGTCCACGTCGCCGAACAGGCCGTCCTGGCACATGCGGCAGGGGGCGAAGCGGCTGCCGTCTCGGAGGTGGCCGGGCGGGCCGGCGGCCATCTCGATCCGGAACTGGCGCGGGCGTTCGCAGCCGACGCGGCCAGGGTGCTCGCCCCGCTCGGCGAGCCCGACGCGGTCATGTCGGTGGTGGCGTCCGAACCGCCGCCGTACATCACGGTGTCCCCCGAGAGGATCCCCGAACTGTGCGCGGTCCTCGGCAGGTTCGTGGACCTCAAGGGCAAGTGGCTGATCGGGCACAGCGAACACGTCGCGCGGCTGGCGGAGCGTGCCGGCCGGCTGGCCGGTCTCGCCGCCGACGAGGTGATCCGGCTGCGCTGCGCGGCTCTGCTGCACGACCTCGGGCGGGCCGGGATCTCCGCCGATGTGTGGGACCGCCCCGGGCCGCTGAGCACCGCTGAGACGGAACGGGTGAGGCTGCACACGTACTGGACCCAGCGGGTACTGGAGCGCGTGCCCGCTCTCGCTCCGCTGGCACCGATCGCGGCCGCGCACCACGAGCGCCTCGACGGCAGCGGATACCACCGCGGTGACCTGGGATCCCGTCCCCCTGTGGCGGCCCTTGTCCTCGCCGCCGCCGACGTGTTCGCCGCACTGACCGAACCGCGCGGGCACCGGGACGCCTTCACCGTCGACGAAGCCGTCGGACACCTGACGCGCGAGGCGGACTCGGGCGCCCTGGACCGCACCGCCTGCGACCTGGTGATCCGGGCGGCGGGCGGACCGCCGTCCCGGCCGCACCGCCCGGCCGGTCTCACGGCGCGGGAGGTCGAAGTGCTGCGACTGGCCGCCCGCGGGCTGACCAACCGGCAGATAGGCGCCGAACTGTCCATCTCCGGCCGCACCGTGGGCCATCACCTCGGGCACATCTACGACAAGACCGGGCGACGGACCCGGGCCGGGGTGGCCGTCTTCGCCATGGAACAGCGACTCCTGCCCTGA
- a CDS encoding TerD family protein has translation MQEQFVATCHARGSHPVNSGKQGVRKVEVRIKWDPSPWDRPPHHLDIIAATYSVDAPYGKPVYVVHYDSRSPDGTINMSRHSQTGQGFGYVEAMTLEFDRLASSFARVVVGVVIHQNSGHKTFGDLSNAGVLVVEGHEELLKDDFAQVSASTATTVAEFTRNASATWDFREMVRGSDSDPVVFTAEMGSTP, from the coding sequence ATGCAGGAGCAATTCGTCGCAACGTGCCATGCGAGAGGCAGCCATCCAGTGAACAGCGGCAAACAAGGTGTGCGAAAAGTCGAGGTGCGGATCAAATGGGACCCCAGTCCCTGGGACCGGCCACCGCACCACCTCGACATCATCGCCGCGACCTACTCGGTGGACGCCCCGTACGGAAAGCCGGTGTACGTCGTCCACTACGACAGCCGCTCACCGGACGGCACCATCAACATGAGCCGGCACAGCCAGACCGGCCAGGGCTTCGGCTACGTCGAGGCGATGACCCTGGAGTTCGATCGTCTCGCCTCCTCCTTCGCACGGGTGGTCGTGGGCGTGGTGATCCATCAGAACAGCGGCCACAAGACGTTCGGCGACCTGTCCAACGCCGGGGTCCTCGTCGTCGAGGGGCACGAAGAACTCCTCAAGGACGACTTCGCACAGGTCTCCGCGTCCACCGCCACCACGGTCGCGGAGTTCACCCGGAACGCATCCGCCACATGGGACTTCCGGGAGATGGTCCGGGGCTCCGACAGCGACCCCGTGGTCTTCACCGCGGAGATGGGAAGCACCCCGTAG
- a CDS encoding helix-turn-helix domain-containing protein, whose amino-acid sequence MNHDELAEVLRTVGGRLRTLRRQRHATLDDISERSGISPSTLSRLESGQRKYTLDLLLPLAAAYGLPLDELVGAPPTGDPRVHLRPVAVPGQDQTVVSLVRHHGGPHAHKHVLPTGATTASGQGLHTHRGYSWIYVLHGRLRVTAGTRQVVLAAGQATEFDTRLPHALGNAGDRPVEFLSLFGSQGERMRVVTSWEEVPGRQPDDGGGPETG is encoded by the coding sequence GTGAACCACGACGAGCTGGCGGAAGTGCTGCGCACGGTCGGGGGGCGGCTGCGGACACTGCGGCGGCAGCGCCACGCGACACTGGACGACATCAGCGAGCGCAGCGGCATCTCCCCGAGCACGCTGTCGCGGCTGGAGTCCGGGCAGCGCAAGTACACCCTCGATCTGCTGCTGCCGCTCGCGGCCGCCTACGGCCTGCCGCTCGACGAACTCGTCGGCGCGCCGCCGACCGGCGACCCGCGCGTTCATCTGCGTCCCGTGGCCGTACCGGGGCAGGACCAGACGGTCGTCTCCCTGGTACGTCACCACGGTGGTCCGCACGCCCACAAGCACGTGCTGCCGACGGGGGCGACGACCGCCTCGGGGCAGGGGCTCCACACCCATCGGGGCTACAGCTGGATCTACGTCCTGCACGGGCGGCTGCGCGTCACCGCCGGCACCCGGCAGGTGGTCCTGGCCGCCGGGCAGGCCACGGAGTTCGACACCCGGTTGCCCCATGCGCTGGGCAACGCCGGTGACCGGCCCGTCGAGTTCCTGAGCCTCTTCGGCTCCCAGGGCGAGCGGATGCGCGTCGTCACGTCGTGGGAGGAGGTGCCCGGCCGGCAGCCGGACGACGGCGGGGGCCCGGAGACGGGCTGA
- a CDS encoding nuclear transport factor 2 family protein: MTTHQYATSGSATVETLYGSLAQGDVASLLAGLDERIEWVVPPSLHYGGTYRGREEILENVFSRFVTEWQDFTVAPEEIVDAGDIVTALGHYSGTSLATGKPMRARFVHVWRLRDGVPVHFETVFDTHTMVAAM, from the coding sequence ATGACCACACACCAGTACGCCACTTCGGGGAGCGCAACGGTGGAGACGCTGTACGGCTCGCTCGCGCAGGGGGACGTCGCCTCACTGCTCGCGGGGCTCGACGAGCGGATCGAATGGGTGGTCCCGCCGAGTCTCCACTACGGAGGCACCTACCGGGGACGTGAGGAGATCCTGGAGAACGTGTTCTCCCGTTTCGTCACCGAGTGGCAGGACTTCACCGTGGCCCCCGAGGAGATCGTCGATGCCGGGGACATCGTCACGGCGCTCGGCCATTACAGCGGTACGAGCCTGGCGACCGGAAAGCCGATGAGGGCGCGCTTCGTGCACGTATGGCGGCTGCGGGACGGCGTCCCCGTGCACTTCGAGACCGTCTTCGACACCCACACCATGGTCGCCGCCATGTGA
- a CDS encoding SDR family NAD(P)-dependent oxidoreductase: protein MATVLITGASDGLGRALAEDLAADGHRLLLHGRNPERLARVAATTGGEIFTADFASLAAVKRLAAEVTARHNRLDVLVNNAGVGFEAGSTSREMSADGYELRLAVNHLAPALLTHELLPLLRRAAPARVVNVASVGQQLFDFDDPQHERDFTQFDAYCRSKLALISHTADLAARLAGTGVTVNAVHPATFMATTMTEASGLPAQEPLEKGVAATRRLVDHPGLASVTGAYFHSEEQASVSEPRALDAEYVGRLAALTGRLIDDVTV from the coding sequence ATGGCAACCGTCCTGATCACCGGAGCCTCCGACGGGCTCGGCCGCGCGCTGGCCGAGGACCTCGCCGCGGACGGACACCGCCTGCTGCTGCACGGCAGGAACCCGGAGCGGCTGGCGCGGGTCGCCGCGACGACCGGCGGGGAGATCTTCACCGCCGACTTCGCCTCACTGGCCGCCGTGAAGCGCCTCGCGGCGGAGGTCACCGCCCGCCACAACCGGCTCGACGTCCTGGTGAACAACGCCGGTGTGGGTTTCGAGGCCGGCAGCACCAGCCGCGAGATGTCGGCCGACGGCTACGAGCTGCGGCTGGCCGTCAACCATCTGGCCCCGGCCCTCCTCACCCACGAACTGCTTCCCCTGCTGCGCCGGGCGGCGCCCGCCCGTGTCGTCAACGTCGCCTCCGTCGGGCAGCAGTTGTTCGACTTCGACGATCCGCAGCACGAGCGGGACTTCACCCAGTTCGACGCATACTGCCGTTCCAAGCTGGCGCTGATCAGCCACACGGCCGACCTCGCCGCACGGCTGGCCGGAACCGGCGTCACGGTCAACGCCGTCCACCCGGCGACGTTCATGGCGACGACGATGACCGAGGCGTCCGGCCTGCCCGCCCAGGAACCGCTGGAGAAGGGCGTCGCGGCCACCCGCCGCCTCGTGGACCATCCCGGTCTCGCCTCGGTGACCGGCGCCTACTTCCACAGCGAGGAGCAGGCCTCCGTCTCGGAGCCCCGGGCCCTCGACGCCGAGTACGTCGGCCGTCTGGCCGCGCTCACCGGCCGGCTGATCGACGACGTGACCGTCTGA
- a CDS encoding TetR/AcrR family transcriptional regulator, with translation MAAQRPDSSAAHDRAEPPARSWTRSASRGDRRLEALLSAAETLLAERPFTDISVGELATRAGISRPTFYFYFDTKHSLLAALLERVMHDKLEIALRGFSTLERDPTPQQTFAGNYTEILALWREHAAVILAASDAMASDAELRAVYTDLLDLFVRPATTWIERERASGRAPAGVDAVTLATTLVWMSERNLYAALLGMEPRVADEQRVAALAEVWIRSVFGSPPPLGTPPAH, from the coding sequence GTGGCGGCACAACGCCCTGACAGCAGCGCGGCCCACGACCGGGCCGAGCCCCCGGCCCGCAGCTGGACCCGCTCCGCCAGCCGGGGGGACCGTCGTCTGGAGGCGCTGCTCTCCGCCGCCGAGACGCTTCTCGCCGAAAGGCCCTTCACGGACATCTCCGTCGGTGAGCTGGCCACCAGGGCCGGCATCTCGCGGCCGACCTTCTACTTCTACTTCGACACCAAGCACTCCCTGCTGGCCGCACTGCTGGAACGTGTCATGCACGACAAACTGGAGATCGCCCTGCGCGGTTTCAGCACCCTGGAGCGGGACCCCACGCCCCAGCAGACCTTCGCCGGCAACTACACCGAGATCCTGGCCCTGTGGCGTGAGCACGCCGCCGTGATCCTGGCCGCGTCCGACGCCATGGCCTCGGACGCGGAACTGCGCGCGGTCTACACCGATCTGCTCGACCTGTTCGTCCGGCCCGCCACCACGTGGATCGAGCGGGAGCGCGCGAGCGGACGGGCCCCGGCCGGCGTCGACGCGGTCACGCTCGCCACCACGCTGGTGTGGATGAGCGAGCGCAACCTGTATGCGGCCCTCCTCGGCATGGAACCGCGCGTCGCCGACGAACAACGGGTGGCCGCCCTCGCCGAGGTGTGGATCCGCAGCGTCTTCGGCAGCCCTCCGCCGCTCGGCACACCCCCCGCCCACTGA